The genomic window cgcctcctgggttcaagtgattctcctgcctcagcctcctaagtagctgggattacaggtgcctgccaccaagcctggctaattttttgtatttttagtagagacggggtttcaccatgttgtccaggctggtctcgaactcctgacctcgtgatcgtcccgcctcggcctcccaaagtgctgggattacaggtgtgagccaccacgcccggctgaagTGCAGTTCTAAAAATGTTTAGGCAGGGCCAAACAGGAGTCCTTGCCATAGTTACCTATCAGAGGAGTCCTGTGTCTCAAAGAAATGGGCCTGTGTAAGTATCCTGTACTCCATCATTGGCTGGGAGCAGCTCGTGGGAATTGGTGTGAATGCAGTGTTGGATTCATAGAGCAGCAGCAGGGGTTGTCGGGTAATATCCCCACAGGAGGAGGTGTGAGTGGTGCATTTTTATGGACACTAGAGGACATATTGAAACGAGTGTTAACACTGATGCATACTATATCAAGCACATGTATAAGGAGCTGTGGGAATATACAGGAGCAAGGTTTTAATTCACATTTGAGTTGAATCTTGAAGGATAAGTAGGAATTCACCCAGTGGACAGCATGTATAATAATTCCATTTTtgttaaagggaaaaaatgtacatataaatacatgCCTGAATACATAGAATATATGGATTTTTAATATCTGGAAAACATTCATGTTAACACTGGTTATCTTTGAAGAAttaggtttggtttggtttggtttggttttcttgagatggagtcttgctctgtcgccaggctggagtgcagtggctcagtctcggctcactgcaacctccacctcccaggtttcaagtgattctcttgcctcggcctcccaagtagctgggactacaagcatgtgccaccatgccaagctaatttttttgtatttttggtagaggtggggtttcaccatattggccaggatgatcttgatctcctgacctcatgatcctcctacctcggcctcccaaagtgctaggattacaggcataagccaccgtgcccggccaggattaGGTTTTTTTATACTTACTTATAtctttcaatttatatatattattattatttttattttttttgagacagagttacccaggccggagtgcagtgccgtgatcttggctcaactgcaacctctgcctcctgggttcaagcacttctctcctgcctcagcctcccaactagctgggactataggcacgcgccaccatgcccagctaatttttttttgtatttttttttagtagagatggcgtttcccCATGGAAAGGAGGTGgatcactcctgacctcaagtgatccacccgccttggcctcccaaagtactgggattacaggcatgagccactgtgcccagtcacaatttatatatattaaatttacatttaaaaaaataaaaataggctgagcgtggtggcttacacctgtaatcccagcactttgggaggccgaggcaggcggatcacgaggttaggagatcaagaccatcctggctaacacggtgaaaccctgtctctactaaaaatacaaaaaaaaaaattagccagacttggtggcgggcgcctgtaatcccagctactcgggaggctgaggcaggagaatcgcttgaacctgggaagtggagcttgcaccaagccgagatcacgccacagcactccagcctgggccacagagcaagactccatctcaaaaaataaaaataaaaataagttattacATGTATCAATACCTTGGTTTATCTTAAAAGAAAGAAGCAATGATCCATCTTGCTCTATTCCAtcttctcaaacatttattgtAGTCAACTTATTGGCTGTTTCCAGtatacaattgacccttgaacaacatgaggaTTGGGGCACTGACCACGCCCCCCCGCCGCCGTACagttgaaaatccatgtataaccgTTAACTCTCCAAAAatgtaactactaatagcctaccgTTGACCTGAAGCCTTATTGATAACATAAGCATAATTACATATGTTATGTGTGTTTTATACTATATTCTAGTAAGCTGGAGAAAAATGctattaagaaagagaaaatacatttacaataCTGTACTGTGTGTATTGATCACTAAGTTTATGTTGTCTGTCTGAAATGGCAGACAgttgcagctgcagacctcagtATTTGGTACGTATCAAGCAGTTCAGCTTTTTCTTGAAGTATCATGACTATTCTGTGCTTgttgggagcacttccagcattaCTAGCAGCACTTTGTATGGGTCCCATGACGTTACTCAAGATTTACAATATTGCACTAAACACCATGAAAAATAGGAGGGAACTGCAAGAGATCCATTTTTACTGTGAGGCAATTTCCTGGAGACATAAACTGCTCATGTGGAGATGATTAGCAttacatggcttttttttttttttttttggagacggagttccactctgtcacccaggctggagtgcaatggcatgatgtcagctcactgcagcctccacctcctgggttcaagtgattctgctgcctcagcccacTGAGTAGCTatgattgcaggcatgcaccaccacgcccagctaaattttgtattttcagtagagacggtttAACCAcgttggtctcgagctcctgacctcaagtgatctgcctcccttggcttcccaaagtgctgggattacaggtgtgagccacggcgcctggcctacctggcattttaagtggatacttagagcagACATTTGAGCTCATTGCAATACCAACAAGAGGTGCCTATGAAATTATTACAGTGTATAGTATGTACTATAGTTAGTTTTatgcagttattattattattattattattattttgtgataggatcttgctttgtcatccaggctagggtgcagtggcatgatcacggctcactacagcctctacctcctgggctcaagcgatcctcttacctcagcctcttgagtagctggtattacaggcacatgccaccatgttcagctaatttttgtattttttgtagagacagagttttgtcatgttgttcaggctggtctccaactcctgggctcaaacaaactgcttgccttggcctcccaaagtggtgggattatgggggtgagccaatgcgcctggcccAGTTATTTAATACTGTATCtttacatttctttacatttctcttgactgTGAATGACGCCAAGTATGGCCTGTAAGTGTGTGTGTacgttttgataaattttaactttataatttgtgtacattttatagtagtaaatgacaaaatagactagtatctatctatatatcttaaAAATTCATGACATACAtttcttggggttttttttttgacatgtctAGGCTACACAGTTTGTCTGCAAGTTTTTTCATattgtcacaaatctccaaaaatttttctaacatgtttattgaaaaaaatccacgggctgggcatggtggctcccacctgtaatctcaacattttgggaggccaaagcaggaagaccacttgaagccaggagtttgagaccagcctgggcagcatagtgagaccctgtttctacaaaaaatttaaacatcagccaggcgcagtggtgtgtgccaaggtgagaggattgcttgagcccaggagttagaggttgcagtgagctataatcatgccactgtactccagcctggatgacagaacaagaccccatctcttagaaaaaaaaaaaacaacacctgTAAGTGGACACTTCCAGTTCaaatctgtgttgttcaagggtcaactgtgatTACATAAATAAAGGACAACAGTTGTTTTATCATATTTAAGTAGCATTTTGGagaggaatttaaaaaatggattctaAAAGTGTTTTGAGTAGTTCTAGCAGCACTGGTATAAATATATGTCCCTTCCCCGATTAtcttacataaaaaaaaaatgcctcatgTTGCTATACAGcttgttttaaaagttatttacgACACACTGGAGAAAAGTTTTTGACAGATACAGCAGAGTCAAtggcaataatttaaaaaaaaaaaaaaaaaaaaccaggtgtggtggctcacctataatcccagcactttgggaggccaaggcaggtggatcacctgaggtcaggagttcgagaccaacctggccaacatggtaaaaccccatctctactaaaaaatgcaaaaatcagccaggcatggtagtgggcgcctgtagtcccagctgctcgggaggctgaggcaggagaatggcgtgagcctgggaggtggagcttgcagtgagctgagatcgcgccactgcactccagcctgggggacagagcaagactcagtctcaaaaaaaaaaaaaaaaaaaaaaaatcattcaaatcaATAAGGGACACTAAGTCTGTTGGGAAAATGGACTAACTTGAATGGATCaccaacaaaatttaaaatataaatagcttgtgaacatgaaaaaaatgttcaaactcACTGGTTAACAATGCAGTGTACATGTAAAGCAGTAATACTAtttattatgaattaaatttGCAAAGATTTAAAGAATATTTGACCAGAGATAGTACTCAGGGGCTTCTGCTCATCATGTGTCGTGTAAAGCGGTATAACCTTTCTACCCTTTGGTTTAGTAATTCTGCTTTTATGACTCTTTTTTAGGAAGTGTTATTTGATAAAGTTTCAATAAGagaatgaggctgggtgcggtggctcatgcctgtaatcccagcactttgggaggccgaggcgggtggatcacctgaggtcaggaattgaagacaagcctgaccaacttggagaaaccccatctctactaaaaatacaaaattagctgggcgtggtggtacatgcctgtaatccctgccactcgggaggctgaggcaggagaatcacctgaacctgggaggcagagattgcggtgagccaagattgcacattgcatccagcctgggcaacaagagcaaaattccgtctcaaaaaaaaaaaaaaagagaatgaacaaTTATATCTATATGATGATTATCATGTCActaattaaaattatctttatgaaGAATTAatgagttgggtgtggtggctcatacctgtaatcccagcactttgggaggctgtggtggaagaatcacttgaggccaggagttcgagaccagcctgatccgcacagggagaccccatctctacagataatttttaaaaattagccaggtgtggtggcacctgcctgtgcttccagctacttggaaggctgaggtgggaggattacttgagctggggaggttgaggctgcagtgagctgtgatcatgccactgcactccagcctaggcaacagagtaagaccctgtctctaaaaaatttttaaaaatttttaaagagaaaaattagcagtaaaatgggaaataatcataaaagagtaacaatacaaagtaaaaagaataacaaTACAAATTATgcagtttttctgttttaaactATATAGAAACGTTGAAGGAAATACACAGAATTGTGTATTAGCCATTAGTTAACTTCTAGGTAATATGATTTtgagtaattttgtattttataattatctgTTGAAAAAATAGTTTCGTAAAAGTGACAGTGTGACCTCATGGTAAAAAGCCAGGATGTAGTTAATTAGTGAATTCAGAATTCTGAGAATAGCATAATCAGTGAGAGTATGGTATTGGAGAAAGCTCTGGAGATTGTTGGAATTGAACCCTAGGCCCTGTCGAATTTATGTTTGTGATAGTGAGGGTGCTGTGGGAATGCATTCTAGGTAGTAAGAAGTATGCAGGTCAGAAGAATAGTACTGGAACTGCAGCAGTGTAGGAGAGACTTAAAATGGATGCCTGATTAGTGTATCTGTAAGGCTGATAGGGCCAGCTTGTGGTAATCTTTGAAAGTCTATATTGGTGGTGCTGCATATCTATGATGTATTTAAAGTTTTCAACAAAATTAGTGTTATTTGTCTGCTTTGGGGAGAGGTGATAGGATATAAGGAtcaagagcatgggctttggttTCAGACTAAGTTAAAAATCTGACTCTATCACGTATTAtacatgtgaccttgggcaggctaCTTAATACTCTATGTTCCCAGTTGTCATATCCATAAAACCGAGATGGTAATAAAATCTACtccatagggttgttgtgaagattaagtgcAGTGTATTGTACTTACTTGTATTACACCGTGCTTGGTGTGGGACCTGGCATTTGgtaaatattcaacaaatgtttgtgcTATCATTGTTGGAAAGAGAAAAGTTAGGATATAGGGACAATAGgtttgaacctttttttttttttttttgagacagagccttgctctgttgccgaggctggagtgcagtgccacaatctcggctccctgtaacctctgcctcctgggttcaagtgattctcctgcctcagcctcccgagtagctgggaccacaggcgcatgccaccacacccggctaattttttgtatttttagtagagatgggatttcaccgtgttagccaggatggtctcgatctcctgacctcatgatctccctgccttggcctcccaaagtgctgagattacaggcatgagccactgcgcccaacctcttaaaaaaattcaaaatgaaggTGAGAACTTGCATCTAACTGTAAAGCACAAACTTTTCATCTTAATGTTTTTCTTAACCCATATGTTTACATTGTTTCCCTATAttgccttttccttttctattttatcaaGCTCTTTTTGAGAACCATCGAAACTGTATTCCTTATAGTTATTAATGTGTTCCTATTTCAGACCCAAAATGCAACAGCTTCCTTTCTTGCAAACAggaaatattctatttcttataTCTTTTAGATGAATCAGCTTTagataaaataatagaaagatgCCTCAGGGATGATGATCATGGCTTGATGGAAGAATTCCAGCAATATTGTGGCAGCTCAGAGGAGGATCACGGTAATCAGGGAAAttcaaaaggaagagtcacacaaaacaaaactcttgGGAGTGGCAGTAGGGGTAAGAAATTTGACCCAGATAAAAGCCCCTTTGGACATAATTTCAAAGAAACTTCAGACTTAATTAAACATCTGAGAGTCTACTTGAGGAAGAAATCTCGGAGGTATAATGAAAGCAAGAAACCCTTCAGTTTTCATTCAGACCTTGTTCTGAACCGCAAGGAGAAAACCGCCGGAGAAAAGTCACGGAAATCTAATGATGGTGGGAAAGTCCTGAGTCACTCTTCAGCTCTTACTGAACATCAGAAACGTCAGAAGATTCATTTGGGGGATAGGTCCCAAAAATGCAGTAAGTGTGGGATAATCTTTATTAGAAGATCAACTCTTTCTAGGAGAAAAACCCCTATGTGTGAGAAATGTCGGAAAGATTCATGTCAAGAAGCAGCCTTAAATAAAGATGAGGGAAATGAGACTGGAGAAAAAACTCATAAATGTAGTAAGTGTGGAAAAGCTTTTGGCTATAGCGCCTCACTCACCAAACATcggagaattcacactggagaaaaaccctatatgtgtaatgaatgtggaaaagcttTTAGTGATAGTTCATCGCTCACACCACATCATAGAACTCATAGTGGAGAGAAACCCTTCAAATGTGATGATTGTGGGAAAGGTTTCACCCTAAGTGCTCACCTCATtaaacatcagagaattcatactggagaaaaaccttaTAAATGTAAAGACTGTGGGAGACCCTTTAGTGACAGTTCATCTCTTATTCAACATCAgcgaattcatactggagaaaaaccctatACATGTAGCAATTGTGGAAAGTCCTTCAGTCATAGCTCATCCCTTTCCAAACATCAGAggattcatactggagagaaaccctataaatgtggcgaatgtggaaaagcctttagGCAGAATTCATGCCTTACCcgacatcagagaattcacactggagaaaaaccgTATTTGTGTAATGATTGTGGAATGACTTTTAGCCATTTTACATCTGTGATTTATCATCAAAGACTTCATTCAGGagaaaaaccctacaaatgtaacCAGTGTGAGAAAGCCTTCCCAACCCATTCACTGCTTAGTCgtcatcagagaattcatactggtgtaaaaccttataaatgtaaagaatgtgggaagTCCTTCAGTCAGAGTTCATCTCTTAATGAGCACCACCGaattcatacaggagagaaaccctatgagtgTAACTATTGTGGTGCAACCTTTAGTCGAAGCTCAATCCTTGTAGAACACCTAAAAATTCATACTGGAAGGAGAGAATATGAATGTAACGAATGTGAGAAGACATTTAAAAGTAATTCAGGCCTCATTAGACATCGGGGATTTCACTCTGCAGAGTAATCCTGGAACTACGTTAAAGTGGGGGGAATTTAATTCAAATTGTCAGTTACTGAACCCCTGGGATGTAAACTTACAGTATTGATCAGTAGCTGCAACTTTCATAAATTGGCAATTAGGAAAAATATTCTTTTGCCCATTCATCCCTCTTCTTTTCAAGGATGGCAATGACTGGTAAACAGTAATTAGTTGGTAAAGTCACTGGAAAGGGAAGAATGCAAAATGATTCTGAGGCCAAACGAATTGGAAAAGCTCTTTTCTTCAGGGGATTTCTCTCTGATTTCTTCCACTACCATGTAGTGTGATGGAAAGAGAACTTGACTGCAGTCAGATAACTTGGATTCTGTCCCAGTTTACCAACCAACTTGCTGTATacaccttggacaagtcatttgacctttcagaattttattttcgtCACCAGCAGAATGAAGGGATGGGACTaatgatttttgccttttttggttttttagtttttgtttttttggtattcATGATAATCTCTGAAGCTATGGacataagttgtttttttttttatttgtcattaCTTTCAAATTTCTCTAGTAAAAAATACCAGTATTCAGGATGctggacttcttttcttttcctttttcttttttttttcaatttttcttttttgggatggagtctcactatgttgtccagactggtcttgaactcctgggctcaagtgatccttccatctcagtttcctgagtagctgacattacGGGTACACTCCACCAAGCCTGGTTCCTAGGATGCTGGACTTCTAGCTTAGTGAGAATGCAGTATACTTTTTGAAAACTTTGTGCAGGAATCCCTCAAATGCTGTAACTAGGAATGGGTCAGTGAAGTTCAAATGACTTTTTCTTGAGGGAGTATTTTAATTGGACAAGGgaactctttttcttttgggCATTGGCCAATGGGACTGGGAAGCCAGAGAGCTTGCACCTGAGCCATCTCAGCCATGAGAGTAACAGTCCTAGGAAAATAGATGGGGGCTGGGGGTAAGGAAATGTGCTGAAGACAGAGCTGTTCTGGATGGATTTTGGTTTGCAAAAATTctactttaaaacaattttgcCTGTAGCAAGTACATTTTTTTGCAATTGGAGTGTAAACATTCTGTATGGCAACAGTTAAAAGCTGTTCTAACAATTTgcttggggggtgtgtgtgtgcatgtgcgtgtgtgtgtgtgtgtgtgtgtgtgtgtgtacattgttGCCACTATCTAAAATTAGGGCGTTTCATACTAAAagcttgtcttaaaaaaattataagggcTAACAACACTGGGCTTATATTTCTGTAAAGCACTCAGCTTGTCCTGGGTAGCAGCTGCCACCTTTTGATGGGGAATCGACTTTCTGACTTAGCTAGTTCTCTCATGTATGTAACCTGACTTTCCCACTGTGTGAATGTTCTATTATAACCCCATTTGGAGAATAGATATAACCCCATTTGGAGAATAGATATAACCCCATTTGGAGAACAGATATAACCCCATTTGGAGAATAGATTCCCACGGTATGAATGTTCTATTATAACCCCATTTGGAGAATAGATACCCTAAAATCTAAAGAGCCCACTGATAGCAAGTAAAGTTCAGGGAATGAATGTAGAATTGATACAGAAAAAAGTTTCAGTTaagttttcttttgtgaaattaGACCTCAGAGTAATAGAATATACGGGTATTGGTGGATTATTCCTTATAAATTTCATTGGTGGAGTCTGAATAATAATTTCCAACAGAAAAAGGAACTTAAGGCCCTGAATGAGTGAGTTTTTGGCTTCAGGTCATAGGGTTCTGGAAGAACCCCATGGACTCAACAGTGGTCTAGAAATAAGTTCCTAAAGTTGAAATTGTAGGCAGCTCCTATAAAAAGAGAGCTAAACCAGAAAACTCTTGGCTTATGGAAGTAAAGTGATCCTTAATGCTGATCTTAGACTCAGGAACATTTACTGTGACTAATGTATGTAGGTGTGAAATGCTACCTCTGGGAGAAGGTTTTTGGTGCCTCCCCAACCCCAAGCCTGCAGTTTAAATATTGCTGTGTGATAAATAGGTCTGCATAGTTACTGCTAAGCAGACCAACGAATCATATTCTAGCCATGAAAGGAATATTTATTATGAGAATCATTCATAatggttttaagtttttttctgaaaaatataatttatagaaaGAGTTGAAGAAATACGTAAAAGTCTTCAGAAGAGGCTTGTTCCAAGATGATTACTCTTAGACTCCCTAACATTCATAACAGTGTTTTATCCCAGTGTCCATTGGGAATCTGgagtataaacttttttttaaaggaatttattGAGGTACAAATTACATATCATTAAAAccatttcaagtgtacaattcagtgagttTTAGTAAATATGctgagttgtgcaaccattaccataaTCCATTTTTTAGAACATCATCCAAATAAGATCCGTTATTCCAGTTTACAGTTAATCTCCCTTCCAACCTCTAATCCCAGGCACCCACTACTCAGTCTACTTTGTGTCTCTAGAGTTGTCTTTTtctgtacattttatgttatatgtgatctttctgtgtttttttcattaatgtgttttaagttcatccatgttgtaacatactagtactttattcctttttatcataaataatattacattatGTGGATGCTTTGTGCATTCACTAGTTGAGGAGCATTTGAGGTTGTTCCAGTTTTTGCCTGGTAGgaataatgctgctttgaacattGGTGCGCAAGTGTTTTGAACGTTAGTGTGCAaatctttgtgtggacatgttttcatttttcttaggcAGTTGCCTGAGGGGAGTTGCTAGGTCATacagtaaatttttgttttactttgttaggaaactgccaaattgttttccaaagtgaccgCATTATTTTACATTCTGACTAGTAATTTGTGGGGGTTCCCATTTGTCTACAATCTTGCCAGTCATtgttgtctgttttttaaaaattatacccaTCCTAGTGTTTGAAATGATAttcctttgt from Pongo abelii isolate AG06213 chromosome 13, NHGRI_mPonAbe1-v2.0_pri, whole genome shotgun sequence includes these protein-coding regions:
- the ZNF483 gene encoding zinc finger protein 483; protein product: MTAISPDPQTLASTEQNEVPRVVTSGEQEAILRGNAADAESLRQRFRWFCYSEVAGPRKALSQLWELCNQWLRPDIHTKEQILELLVFEQFLTILPGEIRIWVKSQHPESSEEVVTLIEDLTQMLEEKEDPASQDSTVSQEENSKEDKMVAVCPNTESCESITLKDVSVNFSRGEWKKLEPFQKELYKEVLLENLRNLEFLDFPVSKLELISQLKWVELPWLLEEVSKCSRLDESALDKIIERCLRDDDHGLMEEFQQYCGSSEEDHGNQGNSKGRVTQNKTLGSGSRGKKFDPDKSPFGHNFKETSDLIKHLRVYLRKKSRRYNESKKPFSFHSDLVLNRKEKTAGEKSRKSNDGGKVLSHSSALTEHQKRQKIHLGDRSQKCSKCGIIFIRRSTLSRRKTPMCEKCRKDSCQEAALNKDEGNETGEKTHKCSKCGKAFGYSASLTKHRRIHTGEKPYMCNECGKAFSDSSSLTPHHRTHSGEKPFKCDDCGKGFTLSAHLIKHQRIHTGEKPYKCKDCGRPFSDSSSLIQHQRIHTGEKPYTCSNCGKSFSHSSSLSKHQRIHTGEKPYKCGECGKAFRQNSCLTRHQRIHTGEKPYLCNDCGMTFSHFTSVIYHQRLHSGEKPYKCNQCEKAFPTHSLLSRHQRIHTGVKPYKCKECGKSFSQSSSLNEHHRIHTGEKPYECNYCGATFSRSSILVEHLKIHTGRREYECNECEKTFKSNSGLIRHRGFHSAE